A region from the Arachis ipaensis cultivar K30076 chromosome B01, Araip1.1, whole genome shotgun sequence genome encodes:
- the LOC107610869 gene encoding 3-ketoacyl-CoA thiolase 1, peroxisomal-like, translating to MGVGLAFAIPVAVKSAGLEPCDIALFEINEAFASQFVYSFKKLGLDRYKVNVNGGAIALGILWALQVHTVLQLY from the exons ATGGGAGTTGGCCTGGCATTTGCTATTCCAGTTGCAGTGAAATCTGCTGGTCTTGAACCTTGTGACATTGCCTTGTTTGAAATCAATGAG GCATTTGCATCTCAATTTGTTTATTCCTTCAAGAAATTAGGACTTGATCGTTACAAGGTCAATGTAAATGGTGGTGCTATTGCTCTAGGTATCCTTTGGGCGCTACAG GTGCACACTGTGTTGCAACTCTATTGA
- the LOC107610852 gene encoding uncharacterized protein LOC107610852, with the protein MIDKSIKYAHGIVENVLVKVRKFFLLADFVILDMEEDDNALIILGSLFLAIRRALIDVEKGELILRMHDEHLVFHIFNIMYHSSEKENCIKVESIDPSLQEPPDKANKNLQPKPPFVEINITSPDIKPKFGVGCASSKKEEEKTPTKKTKG; encoded by the coding sequence ATGATAGACAAATCAATAAAGTATGCACATGGAATAGTTGAGAATGTGTTGGTCAAAGTGAGAAAGTTTTTTCTcctagcagattttgtgattcttgatatGGAGGAGGATGATAATGCCTTAATCATTCTAGGGAGCTTATTCTTAGCCATTAGGAGAGCtctcattgatgttgaaaaggGTGAATTAATATTGAGGATGCATGATGAGCACTTAGTTTTTCATATTTTTAACATCATGTATCATTCAAGTGAGAAGGAGAATTGCATAAAGGTTGAATCAATTGATCCAAGTCTCCAAGAACCCCCTGATAAAGCTAACAAGAATTTGCAACCCAAGCCTCCTTTTGTGGAAATCAACATAActtctcctgacatcaaacctaagtttggtgttgggtgtgcATCAtcaaagaaagaggaagaaaagacTCCGACGAAAAAGACCAAAGgctag